Proteins co-encoded in one Candidatus Thermoplasmatota archaeon genomic window:
- a CDS encoding MnhB domain-containing protein, which yields LGVALASGLLGVLAGRPPFTGQWTTAAYPVAGAIDVGTPLVFDVGVFLVVTGVTVAIVLALGEE from the coding sequence GCCTTGGCGTGGCGCTTGCAAGCGGTCTTCTGGGCGTGCTTGCCGGACGCCCGCCGTTCACCGGCCAGTGGACGACGGCCGCGTACCCCGTCGCGGGCGCCATCGACGTGGGCACGCCGCTCGTGTTCGACGTGGGCGTGTTCCTCGTCGTGACCGGCGTCACCGTCGCCATCGTGCTCGCCCTGGGGGAGGAGTGA